A genomic window from Diospyros lotus cultivar Yz01 chromosome 2, ASM1463336v1, whole genome shotgun sequence includes:
- the LOC127794454 gene encoding uncharacterized protein LOC127794454: protein MEVDWFSSDAAVLGKMMVCSAVETLLTAQRSLACFLMATGYMLNDTNMPPKLQGIDERFPIDELHRRKRPGPENKDASDTDDDDDEDEDADDQDDDDAGDEDFSGEEGGDDDDDEGNPEDDPEANGNGGSDDEDDDDDGEDDENEDDEDEEEDDEDEEDQPPAKKRK, encoded by the exons ATGGAGGTGGATTGGTTCAGCTCTGATGCGGCTGTTCTGGGGAAGATGATGGTTTGCTCTGCAGTGGAGACCCTTTTGACTGCTCAAAGATCTCTCGCTTGCTTTCTCATGGCG ACAGGATATATGCTGAATGATACCAACATGCCACCGAAGTTGCAAGGGATTGATGAAAG ATTCCCAATTGACGAACTTCATAGAAGGAAACGCCCTGGTCCAGAAAACAAAGATGCTAGTGATacagatgatgatgatgatgaagacgaAGATGCTGATGACCAAGATGACGATGATGCAGGTGATGAAGATTTCTCTGGTGAAGAAGGTGGggatgatgacgatgatgagGGGAATCCTGAAGATGATCCAGAGGCGAATGGGAATGGGGGTAGTGATGATGAGGATGACGATGACGATGGTGAGGATGACGAGAAtgaggatgatgaagatgaagaggagGATGATGAGGATGAAGAGGATCAACCACCAGCTAAGAAGAGGAAGTGA
- the LOC127794644 gene encoding uncharacterized protein LOC127794644 yields MAANSLSISLPPQFAGENYQIWSVKMAAYLKAYDLWEVVETGRDPPPLPDNPTIAQVKHHSEQVAKKFKALSCIHQAVSEIIFTRIMTCETAKEAWEKLKEEFQGTDKNRQMQLLNLRREFETLKMKDSESVKEYMNRVVKVVNQIRLLGDEFPETRIVEKVLVTLPERFESKISSLEDSKDLSKLTLSELANALQGVEQRRALRQEEASEGIQCRSCKQFGHMEKVCKNKTQQQQQQSQQAQVAESQQQQQEEQLFVACYNNKFDTNVWLVDSGCTHHMSSNSAAFKELDRSYVSSVKIGNGELVDVKGKGQ; encoded by the exons ATGGCAGCCAACAGTCTTTCTATTTCACTACCACCACAATTTGCAGGAGAGAACTACCAAATCTGGAGTGTTAAAATGGCAgcctatttaaaggcatatGACTTGTGGGAAGTGGTCGAGACAGGTAGGGATCCACCACCATTGCCAGACAATCCAACCATAGCTCAAGTGAAGCATCATAGTGAGCAAGTGGCTAAGAAATTTAAGGCTCTGTCATGCATTCATCAAGCAGTCTCAGAGATCATTTTCACAAGAATTATGACTTGTGAAACAGCTAAAGAAGCCTGGGAGAAATTGAAAGAGGAGTTCCAAGGAACTGACAAGAATAGGCAGATGCAGCTGCTAAACTTGAGAAGAGAGTTTGAAACTCTCAAAATGAAGGATTCTGAATCTGTAAAGGAATACATGAATAGAGTAGTGAAGGTAGTGAATCAGATTAGGCTGCTTGGAGATGAGTTTCCTGAAACAAGGATAGTGGAGAAGGTTCTTGTCACTCTTCCTGAGAGATTTGAATCAAAAATCTCTTCATTGGAGGATTCCAAAGACCTTTCAAAACTAACTCTCTCAGAGTTAGCTAATGCTCTTCAAGGAGTTGAACAAAGAAGAGCTCTAAGGCAAGAAGAGGCTTCTGAAG GAATTCAGTGTAGATCTTGCAAACAATTTGGTCACATGGAAAAAGTTTGTAAGAACAAAActcagcagcagcaacaacagaGCCAACAAGCTCAAGTAGCTGAaagccaacaacaacaacaagaagagcAACTTTTTGTTGCCTGTTATAACAACAAATTTGATACAAATGTTTGGTTGGTAGACAGTGGATGCACGCATCATATGAGTTCAAATTCAGCAGCATTCAAGGAGTTGGATAGGTCTTACGTGTCCTCTGTTAAAATTGGCAATGGTGAGTTGGTGGATGTTAAAGGCAAAGGACAGTAG
- the LOC127794456 gene encoding protein OS-9 homolog, whose product MVKMRFVLLRSFLLTVNLLQYGISADQIFSSSAGGTLTRSSREPKYKIVFHPEDSPFHPDDDQESVVMPNQNGEKFQCYLPKFEESKYGKSIPQQNMSSLIMETEKQVKLKTPDELLEVLKDRCFIRQEGWWTYEFCYQQKLRQVHLEEEKVVQEFVLGEFDAEATAAYNQNLSDISILKDPRSKDASQRYHSHQYTNGTICDLTDQPRETEVRFVCSEPRAMITSITELSTCKYALTIQCPMLCKHPMFQEERPVWHTINCNALPKDHKESKVEDGSIQDEKITMVTDVEDPSSFDSQEYAT is encoded by the exons ATGGTGAAGATGAGATTCGTATTGTTGCGCTCATTTCTTTTAACGGTCAATCTGCTCCAGTACGGAATATCGGCCGATCAGATTTTCAGTTCTTCCGCAG GTGGGACCTTAACTCGCAGCTCACGGGaaccaaaatacaaaattgtatTTCATCCAGAAGACTCACCATTTCATCCA GATGATGACCAGGAGTCTGTGGTTATGCCCAACCAAAATGGGGAGAAGTTTCAGTGTTACTTGCCTAAATTTGAGGAATCAAAGTATGGCAAGTCAATTCCTCAACAGAATATGAGTAGCTTGATTATGGAAACTGAGAAACAGGTTAAATTGAAGACACCAGATGAGCTGCTTGAAGTACTAAAAGATCGATGCTTTATCAGG CAAGAGGGTTGGTGGACATATGAGTTCTGTTATCAGCAGAAGTTGCGGCAGGTTCATCTGGAGGAAGAAAAG GTTGTTCAAGAGTTTGTCTTGGGTGAGTTTGATGCTGAGGCTACTGCTGCTTACAACCAAAATCTATCTGATATTTCAATACTGAAAGATCCTCGCTCAAAAGATGCATCACAAAG ATATCATTCTCATCAATATACCAACGGAACCATCTGTGATCTAACAGATCAACCTCGAGAAACTGAG GTGAGATTTGTCTGCTCAGAACCCCGAGCAATGATTACTTCTATTACAGAGTTATCCACATGCAAGTATGCACTAACAATTCAGTGCCCAATGCTCTGCAAGCATCC AATGTTTCAAGAAGAGAGACCGGTGTGGCATACTATCAACTGTAATGCACTCCCAAAAGATCATAAAGAATCGAAAGTGGAGGACGGCAGCATCCAAGATGAAAAAATTACCATGGTCACAGACGTTGAAGATCCATCTAGCTTTGATTCACAAGAATACGCAACATAG